The following is a genomic window from Methanomassiliicoccus luminyensis B10.
GTGCCGCGACGTAGCAAAAAATGTAAGGTTTATATTTCGCTCCGGCGTGCCCTATGTCATGAAGGCCGTCCTGTTCGACCTCGGGCACACGCTCATCGATTACTACTGCGACTGGAAGGGTCCGGAAGCAAGAGGGGTCGGCAAGATGTACGAGCTGGTGAGCAAGAGCTCGCCCGGCGAGGTGGACAGGCGGGAGTTCTCCGCGTACCTCGGCGATCTGCTGGTGGAGACCAGGGAACGGAAGCTGAAGGAAATGGTGGAGGTCCCGTTGGTCGACGTCCTGGGGCGATGCCTGGAGCGCTACGACGTCCTGGACGAGGACAACCTGCAGGAGGGCCTGGAGATATTCTACGGGGTGCTGCTGGAGGACCGCAAGCTCGTCCCCGGGGCCGAGGAGATGCTCTCCCGGGTGAAGGAGAAGGGTCTGAAGATCGGCCTCATCTCCGACGTGGCGTGGGGCCTGCCGTCGGAGTTCCCCCTGCGGGACATCGAGCACTACGGCCTCACGGACTTCTTCGATGACATGGTCTTCTCCACCGATGTCGGCCTGAGGAAGCCGCATCCCAAGATATTCAAGATCGCCCTGTCCAACCTCAGCGTGGCCGCGGCCGACTCCATGTACGTCGGCAATTCCCTGAAGCAGGACATCAAGGGAGCGAAAGGCGTGGGCATGAAGGCGGTGCTGAAGAGATCGCAGTTCTGCCCCTACGAGGAAGGGGTCATGCCGGACCACACCGTTTCGGAGCTGCAAGAAGTGGACGCGATCCTCGACGCCAAGTGAGCGCTTAGAGCCCTGCCCACCATCCCAGGGAGGCGAGCGCGGCGTACAGCAGCGTTCCTATGCTGGTGAGCTTGAGCGAGCGCACCAGGTCCTTGGGAGAGCGGGGCCGGAAGGCCGCGCGGACCGCCAGTGCGGCCAGGGGCAGGGAGGCGAGGGCCAGCAAGCTCCCTAGCTCCATGTACGCCATTGGGATCAGCAGGAAGTATGGGATGAGGACGAAGAGCAGGTACACCGCGCGGGCCCGGGGGGCCCCGAGGCGCACCGCCA
Proteins encoded in this region:
- a CDS encoding HAD family hydrolase, coding for MKAVLFDLGHTLIDYYCDWKGPEARGVGKMYELVSKSSPGEVDRREFSAYLGDLLVETRERKLKEMVEVPLVDVLGRCLERYDVLDEDNLQEGLEIFYGVLLEDRKLVPGAEEMLSRVKEKGLKIGLISDVAWGLPSEFPLRDIEHYGLTDFFDDMVFSTDVGLRKPHPKIFKIALSNLSVAAADSMYVGNSLKQDIKGAKGVGMKAVLKRSQFCPYEEGVMPDHTVSELQEVDAILDAK